A portion of the Paenibacillus sp. PvR098 genome contains these proteins:
- a CDS encoding MFS transporter produces MKTAVWLYLFMFVAFFDLHAQYPILSPFAISLGAAPSFIGLILGVYSITHLPGNLIAGYGVDRYGSKGFIVFSLIVAGIVLLIQSRVTDPWELLIIRSISGFVLAFLSPACLSLLAKIAKDRVQQGKLMAGNGMVHTFASVLSPAAGAFLVAKYGFAQSFTFLGWGLIITGILAWIGVKEGKYKQTPAKLTPQGNAHALKALHPDEVHEESGTIPWLFYAVPLAISCSQGILFFELPLMKETHGSILTSGVFFSLVSLGALVTLSMLFLSRVSPVLRTSLGSLALALIFFGMSVHWPLPMYASLFMIGMAKGVIFPAIATVLADVTSSNRYGRVFSLLSISYSIGAFIGPLAAGYIRTHMSPYFIAFLCLMLALSILPFRAFTAPIKA; encoded by the coding sequence ATGAAAACCGCCGTATGGCTCTATCTGTTCATGTTCGTCGCTTTTTTCGATCTTCATGCGCAGTACCCGATTCTTTCTCCGTTCGCCATCTCCCTCGGTGCGGCGCCTTCCTTCATAGGATTAATCCTGGGCGTCTATTCCATTACTCACCTGCCGGGCAACTTGATTGCCGGCTATGGCGTCGACCGTTACGGCAGCAAAGGCTTTATTGTGTTCAGCCTGATTGTAGCAGGAATCGTACTGCTAATTCAATCACGTGTGACCGACCCCTGGGAGCTTCTGATCATCCGTTCCATCAGCGGCTTCGTACTTGCTTTTTTATCTCCCGCTTGTCTGTCTCTGCTCGCCAAAATCGCCAAAGACCGAGTGCAACAGGGCAAATTGATGGCGGGCAACGGCATGGTACATACGTTCGCATCGGTGCTGAGCCCGGCGGCAGGCGCCTTTCTCGTCGCGAAGTATGGATTTGCCCAGTCGTTCACGTTTCTTGGTTGGGGACTCATTATTACCGGCATTTTGGCTTGGATCGGCGTAAAGGAGGGGAAATACAAACAAACACCTGCCAAGCTGACTCCACAAGGTAACGCACATGCGCTTAAAGCTCTTCATCCGGATGAGGTCCATGAAGAATCCGGTACCATTCCATGGTTGTTTTATGCCGTGCCGTTAGCCATTTCGTGCTCCCAAGGGATCCTTTTCTTTGAGCTTCCTCTGATGAAAGAGACGCACGGATCGATTCTAACCTCAGGTGTGTTCTTCTCTCTTGTCAGCTTGGGCGCGTTGGTTACGCTGAGCATGCTGTTTTTGAGCCGGGTATCTCCTGTCCTTCGCACGTCGCTGGGAAGCTTGGCGCTTGCGTTGATTTTTTTCGGCATGTCTGTGCATTGGCCCCTTCCTATGTATGCCTCGCTGTTCATGATCGGGATGGCAAAGGGCGTTATTTTTCCGGCGATCGCCACCGTGCTCGCAGACGTCACCAGCTCCAACAGATACGGCCGCGTCTTTTCGCTGCTGTCGATTTCGTATTCCATCGGTGCCTTTATCGGCCCTTTGGCCGCAGGCTACATCCGTACGCACATGTCCCCTTATTTTATCGCCTTCCTTTGCCTGATGCTGGCGCTCTCTATCCTTCCGTTTCGAGCGTTTACCGCTCCGATTAAAGCATAA
- a CDS encoding S-layer homology domain-containing protein, with protein MKPAVLQKTAQVTVLMLIFSVLLPVLAFAAPGFKMDTPYNNGSVSGSVYADVYDTGVSATVYAYDPSGNQIGVTTATYSVYDEVNGRYHYNFNFSNIGNYDYINLYGPVGLSVNESVYQTVYRDTSDDSTGGSGGGGGGGGGGGAGVDTSASEDISVGADGSINADKLKNSFEQYDTVTLTLSGDLALIPAKALESFVSNPKKLLKVKNANGMYNIPLNVLKLQDLAGKLSVSVNDLIIRVSIAQANQATTDGVSAAARVLGGTVVSGMVDFNIVGLGKDNQTAVLDLGNHYLSRVLPLNKTVDPSKATGVLFNPTTNRLSFVPALFSGNEAVLKRNGSSVYAVIELNKAFNDISGHWAQSYIQLLANKLVIDGVTDTTFEPERSITRAEFAALVVRSLGLDASGTGGGTFSDVASSAWYSGVVRAAASAKIIDGYEDGTFRPNTSINREELAAMVVRALAYAGAKPVVSTQRQTQVLEKFVDANTIVWADNEMATAIEAGIVDGMTENTLGARDTATRAQSATMLQRLLKRANFIN; from the coding sequence ATGAAGCCTGCTGTTCTCCAAAAAACAGCGCAAGTCACCGTACTGATGCTGATCTTCTCCGTCCTACTGCCTGTGCTCGCTTTTGCAGCCCCGGGATTTAAAATGGACACACCGTACAATAACGGCTCAGTATCCGGTTCGGTATATGCCGACGTATACGATACAGGCGTAAGCGCCACGGTATACGCTTATGACCCGAGCGGTAATCAAATTGGCGTTACAACCGCTACATATAGCGTGTACGACGAAGTAAACGGAAGATATCATTACAACTTTAATTTTTCAAACATTGGTAATTATGACTACATTAACCTCTACGGCCCTGTTGGCTTGAGCGTCAACGAGTCCGTGTATCAAACCGTTTACCGCGATACTAGCGACGATTCTACCGGCGGTAGTGGCGGCGGTGGCGGCGGTGGTGGTGGCGGCGGTGCCGGCGTAGATACTAGCGCCTCCGAAGACATCAGCGTAGGTGCTGACGGTTCCATCAATGCCGACAAGTTGAAAAACTCGTTCGAGCAGTACGATACGGTTACGTTGACACTCAGCGGCGACCTTGCGTTGATTCCGGCCAAGGCGCTGGAAAGCTTCGTATCGAACCCCAAGAAGCTGCTGAAGGTTAAAAATGCTAACGGCATGTACAACATCCCGTTGAATGTGCTGAAGCTGCAGGACCTTGCTGGTAAGCTGTCCGTTTCCGTCAACGACCTGATCATCCGAGTCAGCATTGCCCAAGCGAACCAAGCGACTACTGACGGCGTTTCTGCTGCAGCGAGAGTACTCGGCGGTACGGTAGTAAGCGGCATGGTTGACTTTAACATCGTAGGTTTAGGCAAAGACAACCAAACGGCTGTCCTTGACCTGGGTAACCATTATTTAAGCCGTGTTCTTCCGCTGAATAAAACGGTTGACCCATCTAAAGCGACCGGTGTTCTGTTCAATCCGACAACCAACAGGCTGAGTTTTGTTCCTGCTCTCTTCTCGGGGAATGAAGCCGTGTTGAAACGCAATGGAAGCAGTGTTTATGCGGTTATCGAGTTGAACAAAGCGTTCAACGACATCTCCGGTCACTGGGCACAGAGCTACATTCAACTGCTGGCTAACAAGCTGGTGATTGACGGCGTAACCGACACGACATTCGAACCGGAACGCAGCATCACCCGTGCTGAATTCGCAGCGCTCGTTGTTCGTTCCCTTGGTCTTGATGCAAGCGGTACGGGCGGCGGCACGTTTAGCGACGTTGCTTCTAGCGCTTGGTACTCCGGTGTTGTAAGAGCTGCGGCCTCTGCCAAGATTATTGATGGCTACGAGGACGGCACGTTCCGCCCGAATACTTCGATCAATCGCGAGGAGCTCGCGGCGATGGTTGTACGCGCTCTTGCTTATGCTGGGGCGAAGCCGGTAGTTTCCACTCAGAGACAAACTCAAGTGCTCGAAAAATTCGTTGACGCCAATACGATCGTATGGGCGGACAACGAAATGGCAACAGCTATTGAAGCAGGTATCGTAGACGGTATGACTGAAAATACGCTGGGTGCTCGTGATACGGCAACCCGCGCACAGTCCGCTACCATGCTGCAACGTCTGCTCAAGAGAGCAAACTTCATTAACTAG
- a CDS encoding toprim domain-containing protein: MSIAIIVEGKNDKSRLKRLLTEDILIVCTFGSLNTERLEALKKKIGDRYVYLFTDNDSSGKKIRAILRDSFPDAEQIYTRRGYAGVEGTPDEYLIQQLEKAGLEEFIVYPPTFPTFERF; the protein is encoded by the coding sequence ATGTCCATTGCCATCATCGTGGAGGGTAAGAACGATAAAAGCAGACTGAAGCGTCTGTTGACGGAAGACATTCTTATTGTATGTACATTCGGTTCGCTCAACACAGAGCGCCTTGAAGCTTTAAAAAAGAAAATCGGCGATCGATACGTTTATTTGTTCACCGATAACGATTCATCCGGCAAAAAAATTCGAGCCATCTTAAGAGATTCATTTCCCGATGCCGAGCAAATCTATACCAGGCGGGGCTATGCCGGCGTAGAAGGTACGCCTGATGAATATTTAATTCAGCAGTTGGAAAAGGCCGGGCTGGAGGAGTTCATCGTGTATCCCCCCACTTTCCCGACCTTCGAAAGGTTTTAA
- a CDS encoding AEC family transporter, whose product MARDDRNWGCFIPGVQLGSMKWKLNFSDVMLSNVLRLLIGPAVGFWIVMAMGIEGVMAQALVLSCAVPSSLSSVLIAVEYDNEPEFTSQVVFSSTLFSIFTVTAVIYFMSFIT is encoded by the coding sequence ATTGCCCGTGATGATCGTAATTGGGGCTGTTTTATACCGGGCGTTCAGCTGGGCAGCATGAAATGGAAGCTTAACTTTTCTGACGTCATGCTGTCCAATGTGCTTCGGCTTCTGATCGGACCAGCCGTTGGGTTCTGGATCGTCATGGCGATGGGAATCGAAGGAGTGATGGCGCAGGCGCTTGTGCTGTCGTGCGCGGTTCCGTCATCGTTAAGCAGTGTGCTCATTGCGGTCGAATACGACAACGAGCCTGAGTTTACGTCCCAGGTGGTGTTCTCATCAACGCTTTTCAGTATATTTACAGTAACGGCCGTCATCTATTTCATGAGCTTCATAACTTGA
- a CDS encoding SCO family protein produces MQKNGFKVIIMVLLVGLIATFAYMLFKEPEEEKIGVLKKAPEFKLENLDGKQVALADTAGKAKLIYFYFSTCPDVCIPTTYTLSKIQAALIEKGAFPDKTALMSITFDPDRDTPERLKEFSERYQADYRGWYFLRGNQDEVIKLASDYGVMVVKDPGGETYTHSNLFLLVDGKGDLRTYYSGHDEDLDVEKVADDLIRISKEK; encoded by the coding sequence ATGCAAAAAAACGGATTTAAGGTCATCATCATGGTTTTGTTGGTCGGGCTGATCGCAACATTTGCCTATATGCTATTCAAAGAGCCGGAAGAAGAAAAGATCGGCGTGCTCAAAAAAGCTCCGGAATTTAAGCTGGAGAATCTGGACGGGAAGCAGGTTGCTCTGGCGGATACAGCCGGAAAAGCGAAGCTCATTTATTTTTATTTTTCCACTTGCCCTGACGTTTGTATCCCAACTACTTATACGCTTTCCAAGATTCAAGCTGCCCTGATCGAGAAGGGAGCTTTTCCGGATAAAACGGCTCTCATGTCGATTACGTTTGATCCGGATAGGGATACGCCTGAGCGGCTGAAGGAATTCTCGGAGCGCTACCAAGCGGACTACCGGGGCTGGTATTTCTTGCGCGGGAATCAGGATGAGGTCATTAAGCTGGCTAGCGATTATGGCGTGATGGTTGTTAAGGATCCAGGGGGAGAAACGTATACTCACAGTAACTTATTTTTGCTGGTGGACGGCAAAGGCGATCTCCGTACCTATTACAGCGGTCATGATGAGGACCTGGATGTCGAGAAAGTGGCTGACGACCTTATCCGAATCAGCAAAGAAAAGTAA
- the cyoE gene encoding heme o synthase: MKEQVTLELGSEAAAAVETPVSAPASWRDFVQLAKPGILFSNSITAFGGFWVASGWQIDWMKLIFTLLGTALVMASGCVLNNYLDRDMDTKMERTQKRALATGRIAPQTVLWYGITLGIIGLSVLWFLANPIAALLGLIGLFVYVWIYTAWFKRTSVWSTVVGSFSGAVPPVIGYCAVNPQLDAGALVLFGILFLWQPPHFWALGIRRMEEYRAAGFPLLPVVKGTYITKMAMIRYIVLLIPVSLLLYLFGYVGSLYFYAATVMGLYWAYISLKGFKAEDEVQWAKKTFIYSINYLILLFIAMVISTTPLP; this comes from the coding sequence GTGAAGGAACAGGTAACCTTGGAGCTGGGTTCGGAAGCGGCTGCCGCGGTTGAAACGCCGGTTAGCGCACCTGCGAGCTGGAGAGATTTTGTTCAGCTGGCCAAGCCTGGTATATTGTTTTCCAACTCCATTACGGCCTTCGGCGGCTTCTGGGTCGCGTCAGGCTGGCAAATCGACTGGATGAAACTGATATTCACGCTGCTCGGAACCGCGCTTGTTATGGCTTCAGGCTGTGTGCTCAATAATTATCTTGATCGCGATATGGATACCAAGATGGAACGGACGCAGAAGCGTGCTTTGGCCACTGGAAGGATTGCTCCTCAAACGGTGCTTTGGTACGGCATTACCCTGGGAATCATTGGTCTGTCCGTGCTTTGGTTTTTGGCCAATCCGATCGCGGCGCTGCTCGGCCTCATCGGACTATTCGTCTATGTCTGGATCTATACGGCTTGGTTTAAGCGGACCTCGGTATGGAGTACGGTCGTCGGCAGCTTCTCCGGAGCCGTTCCTCCGGTAATCGGCTATTGCGCCGTCAACCCGCAGCTTGATGCCGGTGCGCTTGTTTTGTTCGGTATTTTGTTCCTTTGGCAGCCGCCGCACTTCTGGGCGCTCGGCATCCGCCGGATGGAAGAGTATCGTGCCGCCGGATTTCCCTTACTCCCGGTTGTGAAAGGGACGTATATTACCAAAATGGCGATGATTCGTTACATCGTTCTGCTTATTCCGGTTTCTCTGCTGCTCTATCTTTTCGGTTATGTGGGTTCGCTTTATTTCTATGCAGCGACCGTCATGGGGCTGTATTGGGCGTATATTAGCCTGAAAGGATTTAAAGCGGAGGACGAAGTGCAATGGGCGAAAAAAACGTTTATTTACTCCATTAATTATTTGATCCTGCTGTTTATTGCAATGGTAATCAGCACGACCCCTTTACCGTAA
- a CDS encoding aldo/keto reductase, protein MTKIQQIGDTKELRGGIRMPWVGLGVWKTKDDEVTQAVQYALDAGYRSIDTAAVYGNEAGVGKALQATSIPRDLLFITTKVWNADQGYDSTLRAFEESRRKLQLEVIDLYLVHWPVKDKYKETWKALVKLQKEGYVRAIGVSNFQPHHLQDIIDDSGVVPLVNQVEFHPLLQQTELRAFCRQHEIQLEAWSPLMQGNLDLPLLSELANKYGKTPAQIILRWDLQHGVVTIPKSVRESRIRENSDIFDFTLSDEDMMRIDGLNQNKRFGADPDNFDF, encoded by the coding sequence ATGACCAAGATTCAGCAGATTGGCGACACAAAGGAACTAAGAGGCGGCATACGCATGCCTTGGGTAGGTCTCGGCGTTTGGAAGACGAAGGACGACGAAGTAACTCAGGCTGTACAATACGCCTTAGACGCTGGTTACCGCTCCATTGATACGGCAGCCGTTTATGGTAATGAAGCGGGTGTAGGCAAAGCCCTTCAAGCCACAAGCATACCGCGCGACCTCCTTTTTATAACAACCAAAGTATGGAATGCCGATCAAGGCTACGATTCCACGCTTCGCGCGTTTGAAGAAAGCCGCAGAAAGCTTCAGCTGGAAGTCATCGATTTGTACCTCGTTCACTGGCCGGTTAAGGACAAATATAAAGAAACGTGGAAAGCGCTCGTGAAGCTGCAGAAAGAAGGCTACGTCCGAGCCATCGGCGTAAGCAACTTCCAGCCGCATCATCTGCAGGACATCATCGACGACAGCGGCGTCGTGCCGCTCGTTAACCAAGTGGAATTCCATCCGCTTCTTCAGCAAACGGAGCTTAGGGCCTTCTGCAGGCAGCATGAAATTCAGCTTGAGGCATGGAGCCCGCTGATGCAGGGCAATCTCGATCTTCCGCTGCTGAGCGAGCTTGCTAACAAATACGGCAAAACGCCGGCGCAAATTATCCTTCGCTGGGACCTGCAGCATGGGGTCGTAACCATACCGAAATCGGTGCGTGAAAGCCGGATTCGCGAGAACTCCGATATTTTTGACTTTACGCTTTCCGACGAAGATATGATGCGCATTGACGGCTTGAATCAAAACAAACGCTTCGGGGCAGACCCGGATAACTTTGACTTTTAA
- the gerQ gene encoding spore coat protein GerQ: MYSNPYKTGVSPYGGYGIPNYGPAPTAVQPTVQQMMQPNAPTGGTISPLSVPSASPMGAPGTMGQLPLEQSYIENILRLNLGKIGTFYMTYENNSQWNAKIFKGRIEAAGRDHIIISDPQTGMRYLLLMVNLDYVTFDEELQYTYPYATPGTSVR, from the coding sequence ATGTACAGCAACCCTTATAAAACAGGTGTAAGTCCCTATGGTGGTTACGGCATTCCGAACTACGGCCCCGCTCCTACGGCGGTCCAGCCAACCGTTCAACAAATGATGCAGCCTAACGCTCCAACCGGCGGTACGATTTCTCCGTTAAGCGTGCCGTCAGCCAGCCCTATGGGTGCTCCAGGAACTATGGGCCAGCTCCCACTCGAGCAGTCGTACATCGAGAATATTTTGCGCCTCAATCTTGGCAAAATCGGAACGTTCTACATGACTTACGAGAATAATTCTCAGTGGAACGCCAAAATATTCAAGGGGAGAATCGAAGCGGCCGGCCGCGACCACATCATTATCAGCGACCCGCAAACGGGCATGCGCTACTTGCTACTGATGGTCAACCTCGATTACGTTACCTTCGATGAAGAGCTTCAATATACTTATCCGTATGCTACACCCGGAACTTCGGTCCGATAA